In Aerococcus loyolae, a genomic segment contains:
- the glyQ gene encoding glycine--tRNA ligase subunit alpha, with translation MTTTAKTVQEMILALHQFWSNQGCLVLNAYDTEKGAGTMSPYTFLRAIGPEPWNACYVEPSRRPDDGRYGQNPNRLYQHHQYQVVMKPNPDNIQELYIESLKSLGIDPLQHDIRFVEDNWENPSMGCAGLGWEVWLDGMEITQFTYFQQVGGLDCYPTTSELTYGIERLASYLQGVDSVYDLEWSRGVKYGEIFKQPEFEHSTYSFEKADTQMLFNNFDAYEKEANQQIDNGLVHPAYDYILKCSHTFNLLDARGVVSVTDRAAYLARVRHMARRVARLMVEKRKELGFPLLSREEAQSYLKEDGKHE, from the coding sequence ATGACAACTACTGCCAAAACCGTTCAGGAAATGATTCTTGCCTTGCATCAATTCTGGTCTAATCAAGGGTGTTTAGTGTTAAATGCCTATGATACTGAAAAGGGTGCAGGGACCATGAGTCCATATACCTTCTTAAGAGCTATTGGACCGGAACCTTGGAATGCCTGTTATGTAGAACCTTCACGTCGCCCCGACGACGGACGTTACGGCCAAAACCCTAACCGCCTTTACCAACACCACCAATATCAAGTGGTTATGAAACCAAATCCGGACAATATTCAAGAACTCTATATCGAAAGTCTCAAGAGCTTAGGGATCGATCCTTTGCAGCATGATATTCGTTTTGTTGAAGATAACTGGGAAAACCCATCGATGGGATGTGCCGGTTTAGGTTGGGAAGTTTGGTTAGATGGGATGGAAATCACTCAATTTACCTATTTCCAACAAGTGGGTGGTTTAGATTGCTATCCGACTACTTCTGAGCTTACTTATGGGATTGAAAGGCTTGCCTCCTACCTTCAAGGAGTAGATTCTGTCTATGATTTGGAATGGTCTCGGGGAGTAAAATACGGAGAAATTTTTAAACAACCTGAATTTGAACATTCGACTTATTCCTTTGAAAAAGCGGATACACAGATGTTATTTAATAACTTTGACGCCTATGAAAAAGAAGCCAACCAACAAATCGATAACGGTCTAGTTCATCCAGCCTATGACTATATTCTCAAATGTTCACACACCTTTAATTTACTGGATGCCCGTGGCGTTGTCTCAGTAACTGACCGTGCGGCCTACTTGGCCCGGGTTCGCCACATGGCAAGACGGGTAGCACGTCTAATGGTTGAAAAACGTAAAGAACTAGGTTTCCCCTTATTATCACGCGAAGAGGCGCAAAGCTATTTGAAGGAGGACGGTAAGCATGAATAA
- the recO gene encoding DNA repair protein RecO, with the protein MTINQATFPGIVLYQRPYKEKDLLVKIFTQPYGKRMFFVRNIHKPNNVLKQPSFAFVRAEYIGTINDQGFSFLKEVKSMIFPKHTMSDLEAMAYASYLCHLVDASMPDREVDKGLFTQLEQALDKIETGFNPAIISNILEVQLLAKFGVMPQLHACQICQEDQGIFDFSVAFDGLLCQKHFDRDPRRLHWPARAAHFVKLFSQVNFANLQSIQLNSQSQAMIRRAIDDLYDEYVGLHLKSKSFIDKLANFSNPLD; encoded by the coding sequence ATGACCATAAATCAAGCGACTTTTCCAGGGATTGTTCTCTATCAAAGGCCCTATAAGGAAAAAGATTTGCTGGTTAAGATTTTTACTCAACCCTATGGCAAGCGGATGTTTTTTGTGCGTAATATTCATAAACCTAACAATGTCTTAAAACAACCGAGCTTTGCCTTTGTCAGGGCAGAATATATTGGCACAATTAATGACCAAGGCTTTTCTTTTCTTAAAGAAGTCAAGTCGATGATTTTCCCTAAGCATACCATGAGTGATTTAGAAGCGATGGCTTATGCCAGTTATCTCTGCCATTTAGTGGATGCCTCTATGCCGGATAGAGAAGTCGACAAGGGACTTTTTACTCAACTTGAACAGGCCTTAGATAAGATTGAAACAGGCTTTAATCCCGCCATTATTTCTAATATATTAGAAGTTCAGCTCCTGGCAAAATTTGGGGTCATGCCCCAACTGCATGCTTGTCAAATTTGCCAAGAGGATCAGGGAATATTTGATTTTTCCGTTGCTTTTGATGGGCTATTGTGCCAAAAACATTTCGATAGGGATCCTAGAAGACTCCATTGGCCGGCTAGGGCGGCACATTTTGTCAAGCTGTTCAGCCAGGTCAACTTTGCTAACCTACAAAGTATTCAGTTAAATAGTCAAAGCCAAGCCATGATTCGAAGAGCAATCGATGATTTATATGATGAATATGTGGGTTTGCACTTGAAAAGCAAAAGCTTTATCGATAAGTTGGCGAATTTTTCTAATCCGCTTGACTAG
- the era gene encoding GTPase Era, producing the protein MFNQNNYHSGFVAIVGRPNVGKSTLLNHIIGQKVAIMSDKAQTTRNKIHAIYTTDEVQIIFIDTPGIHKPKHELGQYMVKSAYSALDEVEVILMLVNSTEKIGPGDRFIMEKIAAYDTPKILAVNKTDQLDKEDMAAYLESIPNKEIFDQIIPLSALTGDNVDQLLKELTKEMPLGPQYYPEDQITDHPEYFVVSEMIREQILQLTREEIPHSVAVTVDKMQKDEYDKVHVYANIIVERKSQKGIIIGKKGSMIKKIGSNARREIETLLGSKAFLELWVKVQPHWRDKRNLLNDFGYRAKTDY; encoded by the coding sequence GTGTTCAATCAAAATAATTATCATTCCGGCTTTGTAGCCATTGTAGGACGTCCCAATGTGGGTAAATCGACCCTACTTAACCATATTATTGGCCAAAAAGTGGCCATTATGAGTGACAAGGCCCAGACTACCCGCAACAAAATCCATGCCATTTATACCACCGATGAGGTTCAAATTATCTTTATCGATACCCCAGGAATTCACAAACCTAAGCATGAATTAGGGCAGTACATGGTTAAAAGTGCCTATTCAGCATTGGATGAAGTTGAAGTCATTTTAATGCTGGTTAATTCCACTGAAAAAATTGGCCCAGGTGACCGTTTTATTATGGAAAAAATTGCTGCTTATGATACACCAAAGATCTTAGCAGTGAATAAAACCGACCAATTAGACAAGGAAGACATGGCGGCTTATTTAGAAAGTATCCCAAATAAGGAAATCTTTGATCAAATTATTCCCTTATCGGCTTTAACTGGGGATAATGTCGATCAATTGCTCAAGGAGTTAACCAAGGAAATGCCACTTGGTCCACAATATTACCCTGAAGATCAAATCACTGACCACCCTGAATATTTTGTTGTCAGTGAAATGATTCGGGAACAAATTTTACAATTAACCCGTGAAGAAATCCCCCACTCGGTGGCTGTAACCGTAGACAAGATGCAAAAAGATGAGTATGACAAGGTCCATGTCTATGCCAATATTATTGTTGAGCGCAAGAGCCAAAAGGGCATCATTATCGGAAAAAAAGGTTCAATGATTAAGAAAATTGGCTCCAATGCCCGTCGTGAGATAGAAACCTTGCTCGGTTCTAAGGCCTTTCTGGAATTATGGGTTAAGGTCCAACCCCATTGGCGGGATAAGCGTAATTTACTCAATGACTTTGGCTACCGGGCAAAGACCGATTACTAA
- a CDS encoding diacylglycerol kinase family protein, whose protein sequence is MPMDLKENKDLKEDYKNKRFKNRSFIRSLGFASEGILFTFKHERNFRFQTASLFLVVCLALLLKIKRLEFIILLFCCLMVMACEMINTCFEWMVDLTTNYQYHPIAKHIKDVAAGLVLLTSIFSVVIGIIIFTPYLLALLFKI, encoded by the coding sequence ATGCCTATGGACTTAAAAGAGAATAAAGACCTCAAGGAAGACTACAAGAATAAGCGCTTCAAAAACCGGTCTTTTATTCGGTCACTCGGTTTTGCTAGTGAAGGAATTTTATTCACTTTTAAACATGAACGTAATTTTCGTTTTCAAACCGCCTCATTGTTTTTAGTGGTTTGTTTAGCACTCTTGCTCAAAATTAAGCGCTTAGAATTTATCATTTTGCTTTTTTGTTGTCTTATGGTTATGGCTTGTGAAATGATTAATACATGTTTTGAATGGATGGTTGATTTAACGACCAACTACCAATATCATCCGATTGCAAAGCATATTAAGGATGTGGCAGCTGGCTTAGTCTTGCTCACATCTATTTTTTCGGTAGTAATTGGTATAATTATTTTCACGCCTTATCTATTAGCACTTCTCTTTAAAATTTAG
- the ybeY gene encoding rRNA maturation RNase YbeY, with translation MLSVLFKDKTGELSENQVNIILGVLDAAAKRLELNRETEMSATIVHDDEIHAINRDYRGKDRPTDVISFAINDESEGDSPIAEWPEDLPYELGDLIISLDTAKRQAEEYNHSLERELGFLACHGFLHLNGYDHIEPEDEKVMFGLQREILDAYGLKRE, from the coding sequence ATGTTATCTGTCTTATTCAAGGATAAAACAGGAGAACTAAGCGAAAATCAAGTCAATATTATATTAGGGGTCTTAGATGCAGCAGCAAAACGACTTGAGCTGAATCGAGAAACGGAAATGTCCGCGACCATTGTCCACGATGATGAAATCCACGCTATTAACCGGGATTACCGGGGTAAAGACCGGCCAACGGACGTGATTAGTTTTGCCATCAATGATGAGAGTGAAGGCGATAGTCCTATTGCTGAGTGGCCTGAAGATTTGCCTTATGAATTAGGAGATTTGATTATTTCTTTAGACACGGCTAAACGTCAGGCTGAGGAATATAACCATTCATTAGAACGGGAGCTAGGTTTTCTAGCTTGTCATGGTTTTTTGCACTTAAACGGTTATGACCATATTGAGCCCGAAGATGAAAAAGTAATGTTTGGCCTACAAAGAGAGATTTTGGATGCCTATGGACTTAAAAGAGAATAA
- a CDS encoding PhoH family protein: MLLTQSLTTKTIQLKDPAIALTLYGIHDRHLRLIEESYTLQINARGDKLELIGASDTVETVAEIIQSLEVLINKGKTIGERDIITAIKMANNDQLDTFIDLYDQAIGKSYDGKIIQPKTFGQKQYIDAIKANPLTFGIGPAGTGKTFLAVVMAVSALKKGQVKRIILTRPAVEAGESLGFLPGDLKEKVDPYLRPIYDALYTIYGADHTERLLERGVIEIAPLAYMRGRTLDDAFVILDEAQNTTKAQMKMFLTRLGFGSKMIVNGDKTQIDLPRGIKSGLTDAENIIKGVDNIRFVYFDTDDVVRHPVVSAIIKAYDKEAEQRKHGGE, encoded by the coding sequence TTGCTTTTGACACAGTCACTGACTACTAAGACTATTCAATTAAAGGATCCAGCCATAGCTCTAACTTTATATGGAATTCATGACCGGCATTTGCGTTTGATCGAAGAATCCTATACTTTACAAATCAATGCTCGTGGTGATAAATTAGAACTCATTGGCGCTAGCGATACGGTTGAAACAGTAGCAGAAATTATTCAATCTCTTGAAGTATTGATAAATAAGGGCAAAACGATTGGAGAACGTGATATTATTACAGCCATTAAAATGGCTAATAATGATCAACTCGATACTTTTATAGACTTATATGACCAGGCAATCGGAAAAAGCTATGATGGCAAGATTATCCAACCTAAAACTTTTGGGCAAAAACAATATATTGATGCCATTAAGGCTAACCCACTGACATTTGGTATCGGACCTGCCGGAACGGGGAAAACCTTTTTAGCAGTAGTTATGGCCGTTTCAGCCTTAAAAAAGGGTCAGGTCAAACGAATTATACTCACCCGTCCTGCGGTTGAAGCTGGCGAGAGTTTGGGTTTTCTACCAGGGGATTTAAAAGAAAAAGTTGATCCTTACCTTAGACCTATCTATGATGCCCTATATACTATCTATGGCGCCGACCATACTGAACGATTGTTGGAGCGAGGGGTCATTGAAATTGCTCCTTTAGCCTACATGCGCGGTAGGACCTTGGATGATGCTTTTGTGATTTTAGACGAAGCCCAAAATACGACTAAGGCGCAAATGAAAATGTTTTTGACCCGCTTAGGTTTCGGGTCAAAAATGATTGTCAACGGCGATAAAACTCAAATCGATCTCCCTAGGGGAATAAAGTCAGGACTGACTGATGCTGAAAACATTATCAAGGGTGTTGATAACATCCGCTTTGTTTATTTTGATACCGATGATGTCGTTAGACACCCAGTGGTATCAGCAATTATTAAAGCCTATGACAAAGAAGCTGAGCAAAGGAAACATGGAGGTGAATAG
- a CDS encoding GatB/YqeY domain-containing protein has product MAKIDQLNQDMKEAMKAKDKFRLSVIRMLKGALQKAEIDKEEALTDDEELSILSRELKQRKDSVNEFHEAGRDDLADQTAKEIEIVENYLPKQLSEEEITQAVKEVIDQVGASSMKDFGKVMGTAVAKLKGQADGNQIQKVAKSLLS; this is encoded by the coding sequence ATGGCAAAAATTGATCAATTAAATCAAGATATGAAAGAAGCCATGAAAGCTAAAGATAAATTCCGTTTATCCGTTATTCGCATGTTAAAAGGCGCTTTACAAAAAGCCGAAATTGACAAAGAAGAAGCGTTAACGGATGATGAAGAACTAAGCATCTTATCTAGGGAATTGAAACAAAGAAAAGATTCTGTGAATGAATTTCATGAAGCTGGAAGAGATGACTTAGCTGACCAAACCGCAAAAGAAATAGAAATCGTTGAAAACTACCTACCAAAACAACTTTCTGAAGAAGAAATTACCCAAGCGGTTAAGGAAGTTATTGATCAAGTAGGTGCCAGTTCGATGAAAGACTTCGGAAAAGTTATGGGAACAGCAGTAGCTAAACTGAAGGGTCAAGCGGATGGTAATCAAATTCAAAAAGTAGCAAAATCCTTGCTATCATAG
- the rpsU gene encoding 30S ribosomal protein S21 translates to MSKTVVRKNESIDDALRRFKRSVSKSGTLREARKREYYEKPSVRRKKKSEAARKRKF, encoded by the coding sequence ATGTCAAAGACTGTAGTTCGTAAAAACGAATCTATTGATGACGCTCTTCGTCGCTTTAAACGCTCGGTTTCAAAATCCGGCACCTTACGTGAAGCACGCAAACGTGAATATTATGAAAAACCATCAGTTCGCCGTAAGAAAAAATCGGAAGCTGCTCGTAAACGTAAATTCTAA
- a CDS encoding nucleoside hydrolase, producing the protein MVPGDCYLEPALSASEKILNRFAPGKAIKIAPSVARPKNPFPKEWREHAFTVDALPVLNEYEISQKLIVDQAAHLQLVDILKSADQAIDLVFTGPLSDLALALDTDSTIARKINKLYWMGGAFQAKGNVLEPEHDGSAEWNSFWDLEAVDRVFQEEFPIDIVALESTEKVPLTISIRQAWAKERKNLGIDFLGNCYALVPPLVHQVSNSTYYLWDVLTAISYIDPSLTKKHALKAKVATKGINQGQTYEDENGRLVDVVYDVKHAEFFQTIFNLAWQ; encoded by the coding sequence GTGGTTCCAGGTGATTGTTATTTAGAACCTGCTTTATCTGCTTCTGAAAAGATCCTGAACCGTTTTGCGCCAGGTAAAGCAATCAAAATCGCTCCCTCAGTGGCTCGACCTAAGAATCCTTTTCCTAAGGAATGGCGCGAACATGCCTTTACTGTGGATGCCTTACCCGTTTTAAATGAATATGAAATCAGTCAAAAATTAATAGTTGATCAAGCAGCCCACCTGCAACTGGTTGATATTCTTAAATCAGCTGACCAAGCCATTGATCTTGTCTTTACAGGTCCTTTGTCTGACTTAGCTCTAGCACTAGATACTGATTCAACTATCGCAAGAAAAATTAATAAATTATATTGGATGGGCGGCGCCTTTCAAGCAAAAGGTAATGTCCTCGAACCTGAACATGATGGTTCAGCAGAATGGAATTCTTTTTGGGATCTAGAAGCAGTCGACCGGGTATTTCAAGAAGAATTTCCTATTGATATCGTTGCCTTAGAAAGTACTGAAAAGGTGCCTTTAACGATATCGATACGTCAGGCTTGGGCTAAAGAGCGGAAAAATTTAGGGATTGATTTTCTGGGTAACTGCTATGCCTTAGTGCCGCCATTAGTTCACCAAGTCTCAAATTCGACTTATTACCTTTGGGATGTGCTGACAGCCATTTCCTATATTGATCCTTCATTGACGAAGAAGCATGCTTTAAAGGCCAAGGTTGCTACCAAGGGGATTAATCAAGGGCAGACCTATGAGGACGAAAATGGTCGTTTAGTCGATGTGGTTTATGATGTCAAACATGCAGAATTTTTCCAAACAATTTTTAATTTAGCTTGGCAATAA